A window of Nitrospirota bacterium genomic DNA:
AAAACTGAAAGCAGTTGCCCAGGTACATTCCCATCCTAAGGAGGCGTTTCACTCGGATGCAGATGACAGGTGGGCGATTATTAACCATGTGGGGGCCATGTCTTTGGTCCTTCCCTATTTTGCGTTGTATACCTCCCCTCAGACTTTTGTTCAACATGCTG
This region includes:
- a CDS encoding Mov34/MPN/PAD-1 family protein produces the protein KLKAVAQVHSHPKEAFHSDADDRWAIINHVGAMSLVLPYFALYTSPQTFVQHAVVFEMSIAKKWEEVFPQEVGKRYRTIL